A region of Brevundimonas sp. NIBR10 DNA encodes the following proteins:
- a CDS encoding fumarylacetoacetate hydrolase family protein gives MKLIFEPAAPVLAPTTTGESFPIRRLFCIGRNYAAHAREMGKDPDREPPFFFTGWPETVVPDGSIIAYPQATSDYQHEIELVVAIGKSGRNVPEEQALDLVYGYAVGLDMTRRDLQFIARDAGRPWDAGKNVEESKPLGPISPAAGFNVSKGAITLTVNGTTRQTGDLADLIWSVPEIIAHLSKFYRLEPGDLIYTGTPAGVGPVVQGDILVGAINGLGQLAVTIGPPAT, from the coding sequence GTGAAACTGATCTTCGAGCCGGCAGCCCCCGTTTTGGCCCCGACCACCACAGGTGAAAGCTTTCCCATCCGTCGCCTGTTCTGCATCGGTCGCAACTACGCGGCTCATGCCCGCGAAATGGGAAAGGATCCGGACCGCGAGCCGCCCTTCTTCTTCACCGGCTGGCCCGAGACAGTCGTTCCCGACGGCAGCATCATCGCCTATCCGCAGGCCACATCGGATTACCAGCACGAGATCGAACTGGTCGTCGCCATCGGCAAGTCGGGTCGAAACGTACCGGAGGAGCAGGCGCTCGACCTCGTCTATGGCTACGCTGTCGGGTTGGACATGACACGGCGCGACCTTCAATTCATTGCTCGCGACGCTGGCCGTCCCTGGGACGCGGGTAAGAATGTCGAGGAATCCAAGCCCCTGGGCCCGATAAGTCCGGCGGCGGGCTTCAACGTCTCGAAAGGTGCTATCACCCTGACCGTCAATGGCACGACCAGACAGACCGGCGACCTGGCCGACCTGATCTGGTCGGTTCCGGAAATCATCGCCCACCTATCCAAATTCTATCGGCTGGAGCCGGGCGACCTGATCTATACCGGCACGCCAGCCGGCGTTGGTCCGGTCGTTCAGGGCGATATACTGGTGGGGGCCATCAATGGCTTGGGCCAACTCGCGGTCACCATCGGCCCACCGGCAACCTGA
- a CDS encoding helix-turn-helix domain-containing protein, producing the protein MPKRIEKSNAEIQAALQGCGGIIGIAARQLGMSPRTLSRRIEQTPSLAETLYHVKEGMIDYALGVVIKKGMEGHLPSMKWILRRFAPDRGYGVRTSRTRVLELEKEQLLREQARHIFEAFRPWFEDTPVDER; encoded by the coding sequence TTGCCCAAGCGAATCGAAAAATCCAACGCCGAGATCCAGGCCGCCCTTCAGGGCTGTGGCGGCATCATCGGCATTGCTGCTCGCCAGTTGGGTATGTCGCCCCGGACGCTTTCGCGTCGGATCGAGCAAACTCCGAGCCTGGCCGAAACACTCTATCATGTGAAGGAAGGGATGATCGACTACGCCCTCGGCGTCGTGATCAAGAAGGGCATGGAGGGTCATCTTCCCTCGATGAAGTGGATACTGCGCAGATTTGCACCCGATCGCGGATATGGGGTTCGCACGTCGCGCACTCGGGTCCTCGAGCTTGAGAAAGAGCAGTTGCTCAGGGAGCAGGCGCGCCACATCTTCGAAGCCTTCCGTCCCTGGTTCGAAGATACCCCGGTGGATGAACGGTAG
- the gtdA gene encoding gentisate 1,2-dioxygenase has translation MSQAALSNEQTSQLQALYDEMRPACLSPLWEVLASLVTPEPSSAVVAHKWSYDDARHYLMRAGDLISAAQAERRVLILENPGLPGASRITNSLYGGLQLILPGEVAPCHRHTQCALRFVMEGEGAFTAVDGEKAFMRPFDLVLTPGGQWHDHGNPSDRPMIWLDGLDIPTVSHFDASFSERLGCDAHPETVPPGDTSSRYGHNLRPMRGSIADRRPSHQPLFHYPYAEWRSALDRLAQAGEPDPHLGHALEFTNPADGGSIMPTILAHVRLLPKGFSSRSRRSTDASIYVVVEGAGRAWLNDAPMPLATRDIMVVPSWTRLRFEADDTLVLFGYSDRACQEKLNLYREENA, from the coding sequence ATGTCCCAGGCCGCCCTGAGCAATGAACAGACCAGCCAGCTTCAGGCGCTGTACGACGAGATGCGGCCCGCGTGCCTGAGCCCGCTGTGGGAGGTGCTGGCCTCGCTGGTGACGCCCGAACCGTCGTCGGCGGTCGTGGCGCACAAATGGAGCTATGACGACGCACGCCACTATCTGATGCGCGCCGGCGATCTGATCAGCGCGGCCCAGGCCGAGCGGCGCGTTTTGATCCTGGAAAACCCGGGCCTGCCCGGTGCCTCCCGGATCACCAACAGTCTGTATGGAGGGCTGCAGTTGATCCTGCCGGGCGAGGTCGCGCCCTGCCATCGTCACACTCAGTGCGCCCTGCGATTCGTCATGGAGGGTGAAGGGGCCTTCACCGCCGTGGACGGCGAGAAGGCCTTCATGCGGCCCTTCGACCTGGTTCTGACTCCGGGTGGCCAGTGGCACGACCACGGCAATCCAAGCGACCGGCCCATGATCTGGCTGGACGGTCTGGACATCCCGACTGTCAGCCATTTCGATGCCAGTTTCTCGGAAAGACTGGGCTGCGACGCCCATCCCGAAACCGTCCCGCCCGGCGATACGTCCAGCCGATACGGCCACAATCTGCGTCCCATGCGGGGCAGTATCGCCGACCGTCGCCCGTCGCATCAGCCTCTGTTTCACTACCCTTACGCCGAATGGCGTTCCGCCCTGGATCGCTTGGCCCAGGCCGGAGAGCCGGATCCGCATCTGGGCCACGCGCTGGAGTTCACAAACCCCGCCGACGGCGGGTCGATCATGCCGACGATCTTGGCCCATGTTCGCCTGCTGCCCAAGGGGTTCTCCTCCCGCAGCCGTCGATCGACCGACGCCAGTATTTATGTGGTGGTCGAGGGGGCCGGGCGGGCCTGGCTGAACGACGCGCCGATGCCATTGGCGACGCGCGACATCATGGTCGTTCCGTCCTGGACGCGCTTGCGGTTCGAGGCGGACGACACCCTGGTCCTGTTCGGCTACTCCGACCGGGCCTGCCAGGAAAAGCTGAATCTCTACAGGGAAGAAAACGCGTGA
- a CDS encoding DUF2924 domain-containing protein — protein sequence MANELEQRIAADVAGLEAMGLEGLRAVWKTRYGPPPKLRSPRLLRLNLAWRIQAEAFGGLDAETKRRLRRGGAGASAADRLQPGIRLTREWKGVPHEVVVEEGSFRYDGRSWKSLSEIARHISGSRWNGPRFFGLRADIDRKAA from the coding sequence ATGGCGAATGAGTTGGAGCAGCGGATCGCGGCTGATGTAGCGGGGCTCGAAGCCATGGGCCTCGAGGGCCTGCGCGCGGTCTGGAAGACCCGGTACGGGCCGCCGCCCAAACTGCGTTCGCCGCGACTGCTGCGGCTGAACCTCGCCTGGCGCATCCAGGCCGAGGCCTTTGGCGGGCTGGACGCCGAGACGAAGCGGCGGCTGCGTCGTGGCGGGGCAGGGGCCTCGGCCGCTGACCGGCTGCAGCCGGGCATACGTCTGACCCGGGAGTGGAAGGGCGTGCCGCACGAGGTGGTCGTGGAGGAGGGCAGCTTTCGCTATGACGGTCGAAGCTGGAAGAGCCTGTCGGAGATCGCCCGCCACATCAGCGGCTCGCGCTGGAACGGCCCCCGCTTCTTCGGCCTGCGCGCCGACATCGACAGGAAGGCGGCATGA
- a CDS encoding DUF3489 domain-containing protein, with protein sequence MTIQTAARRPPQDAPPPATEPLKFHTPRKAKAAIDPEKQPVTDLARPKPALGKLGAMVHLMSREQGAALHELCDATGWQAHSVRGALAGSLKRQRGYVIASEKTEGVRRYRIAAHAEEASA encoded by the coding sequence ATGACCATCCAGACCGCTGCCCGCCGTCCACCCCAGGACGCGCCGCCCCCCGCGACCGAGCCGCTCAAGTTCCACACGCCGCGCAAGGCCAAGGCCGCCATCGATCCCGAGAAGCAGCCAGTCACCGATCTTGCCCGTCCAAAGCCCGCGCTCGGCAAGCTGGGTGCCATGGTCCACCTGATGAGCCGTGAGCAGGGCGCCGCCCTGCACGAGCTCTGCGACGCTACCGGCTGGCAGGCCCATTCGGTGCGCGGGGCCTTGGCCGGATCGCTGAAGCGTCAGCGCGGCTATGTTATCGCCTCGGAGAAGACAGAGGGCGTCCGGCGCTACCGCATCGCGGCTCATGCCGAAGAGGCGTCGGCATGA
- a CDS encoding recombinase family protein, producing the protein MSKSPVLRCAIYTRKSSEEGLEQEYNSLHAQRDACEAYIRSQVGEGWTCLKTAYDDGGISGGTMDRPGLKQLLADIAARRIDVVVVYKVDRLTRSLWDFAKIVEVFDKHQVSFVSVTQSFNTTSSMGRLTLNMLLSFAQFEREVTSERIRDKIAASKAKGMWMGGRVPLGYDAEGRTLKINEAEAATVRHIFDRYIALGSVHRLCDELKADRVTSKLTTFSTGRIQGGQGINRGAAFHILSNPAYLGKVRHKDVVHDGLHSAIIDQSTFDAAGMILAANRVKRVTGSARRTESALVGKLFDEQGHAMTPTFAVGRGGKRYRYYVSGALQVGRTSAGDTAVRRLPGPPMDKLVASIVDRLARPEDAVLKSVTLKPVGLELAFSRPPDMEASEWAHAMGLMSARLREGERCWLARSGAVLAMTPCSIVFRGGRCQIDGHIALPGRQVDRAMVSALRQAHALLTRIGLPLSGRAARTGNALDGTYERRLVELAFLAPDIQQAIIEGCQPRGLTLSMLHEAEIPNDWESQRRTFGFAPD; encoded by the coding sequence ATGAGCAAGTCGCCCGTCCTGCGCTGCGCCATCTACACCCGAAAGAGCTCAGAGGAAGGGCTGGAGCAGGAGTACAACTCGCTCCACGCCCAGCGCGACGCCTGTGAGGCCTATATCAGAAGCCAGGTCGGGGAGGGCTGGACCTGCCTGAAAACCGCCTATGACGACGGCGGGATCTCCGGTGGCACCATGGACCGGCCCGGCCTGAAGCAGTTGCTTGCCGACATCGCCGCTCGGCGCATCGATGTGGTGGTGGTCTACAAGGTCGATCGCCTGACTCGGTCGCTGTGGGACTTCGCCAAGATCGTCGAGGTGTTCGACAAGCACCAGGTCTCGTTCGTCTCGGTGACCCAGTCGTTCAACACCACCTCGTCCATGGGACGACTGACGCTCAATATGCTGCTGTCGTTCGCCCAGTTCGAGAGGGAGGTCACCTCAGAGCGCATCCGGGACAAGATTGCGGCCTCCAAGGCGAAGGGGATGTGGATGGGCGGTCGCGTGCCCCTCGGTTACGACGCCGAAGGCCGAACGTTGAAGATCAACGAGGCCGAAGCCGCCACGGTCAGGCACATTTTCGATCGGTACATCGCCCTGGGCTCAGTCCATCGCCTCTGTGATGAGCTTAAGGCGGACCGTGTCACGTCCAAGCTGACCACCTTTTCGACCGGGCGGATCCAGGGCGGGCAGGGCATCAATCGCGGCGCGGCCTTCCACATCCTGTCCAATCCGGCCTATCTCGGAAAAGTTCGCCACAAAGACGTCGTACACGACGGGCTCCATTCGGCGATCATCGACCAGAGCACCTTTGATGCGGCCGGCATGATCCTGGCGGCCAATCGGGTCAAACGCGTCACTGGCTCCGCCCGTCGCACCGAGTCGGCTCTGGTGGGCAAGCTGTTCGACGAGCAGGGCCACGCCATGACCCCGACCTTCGCAGTTGGTAGAGGAGGGAAGCGATATCGCTACTACGTCTCCGGGGCGTTGCAGGTCGGTCGCACATCTGCCGGCGACACCGCCGTCCGGCGGCTGCCCGGTCCTCCGATGGATAAGCTCGTTGCGAGCATTGTCGATCGACTGGCTCGTCCGGAGGACGCCGTCCTGAAGTCGGTGACTCTCAAACCGGTAGGGTTGGAGCTGGCGTTCAGTCGCCCGCCGGACATGGAGGCCTCGGAATGGGCCCACGCCATGGGCCTGATGAGCGCAAGGCTGCGGGAGGGCGAGCGGTGCTGGCTGGCCCGATCTGGCGCAGTCCTGGCGATGACACCCTGTAGCATCGTGTTTCGAGGCGGCCGTTGCCAGATCGACGGCCATATAGCCCTGCCTGGGAGACAGGTCGACCGGGCCATGGTGTCAGCCCTGCGTCAGGCCCATGCGCTGCTAACCCGCATCGGGCTGCCATTGTCGGGCCGCGCCGCCAGGACGGGTAACGCGCTGGATGGTACTTACGAGAGACGGCTGGTGGAACTCGCCTTTCTCGCGCCCGACATTCAGCAGGCCATCATCGAAGGGTGTCAGCCGAGAGGCCTGACCCTTTCCATGCTGCATGAGGCCGAGATCCCCAATGACTGGGAAAGTCAGCGCCGGACGTTCGGCTTTGCCCCGGACTGA
- a CDS encoding DUF1993 family protein — MSTTCLYSFFDLFSRSVVATKHLLGKGVAHASDLGVSEQDMLNWRLADDMHPLGFQLMVVANFTRTWSARVAGLEVPDGISADLDVAGFNAGLDAALSYLGSLTPEQFEGRDTFPLTYEIMPGLAPTFPASRWMTVFTATTINFHVSMVYAILRNNWVPLGKADMFAAGLG; from the coding sequence ATGTCAACCACCTGTCTCTATTCCTTCTTTGATCTGTTCTCCCGGTCCGTGGTTGCTACCAAGCACCTCCTCGGAAAAGGTGTTGCGCACGCTTCTGACCTCGGGGTTTCCGAGCAGGACATGCTGAACTGGCGGCTGGCCGACGACATGCATCCACTGGGGTTCCAGCTCATGGTCGTCGCAAACTTCACCAGGACATGGTCGGCTAGGGTTGCCGGGCTCGAAGTGCCGGACGGCATCAGCGCTGATCTCGACGTCGCCGGCTTCAACGCGGGCTTGGATGCCGCGTTGTCCTATCTGGGCTCACTCACGCCAGAGCAGTTCGAAGGCCGTGACACTTTCCCGTTGACCTACGAGATCATGCCGGGCCTCGCTCCGACCTTCCCCGCCTCGCGGTGGATGACCGTGTTCACCGCCACCACCATCAACTTCCATGTGTCCATGGTCTACGCGATCCTACGCAACAACTGGGTGCCACTCGGGAAGGCAGACATGTTTGCCGCCGGCCTGGGCTAG
- the msrA gene encoding peptide-methionine (S)-S-oxide reductase MsrA, whose protein sequence is MLFRKSHDLPTPETALPGRSTPLPTDEVHFVTGRPLKGPHPEGFETAIFGMGCFWGVERKFWTLPGVWVTAVGYSGGITPNPTYEETCTGLTGQAEVVQVVFNPKEIPYAELLKVFWEGHDPTQGMRQGNDVGATYRSAIYYLNDDQETQAEASREAYQGALSQAGRGDITTEIAPAGPFYFAEGYHQGYLAKNPAGYCGIGGTGVVCPIGVGVEA, encoded by the coding sequence ATGCTGTTCCGAAAGAGCCACGACCTGCCGACCCCCGAGACCGCGCTGCCGGGCCGATCGACGCCCTTGCCCACCGACGAAGTGCATTTCGTCACGGGCCGGCCGTTGAAGGGGCCGCATCCGGAGGGCTTCGAGACGGCGATCTTCGGGATGGGCTGCTTCTGGGGCGTTGAGCGCAAATTCTGGACCCTGCCCGGCGTCTGGGTGACCGCGGTTGGCTATTCGGGCGGGATCACGCCTAATCCGACCTATGAGGAGACCTGCACGGGCCTGACCGGCCAGGCCGAGGTGGTCCAGGTGGTCTTCAACCCCAAGGAAATCCCTTACGCCGAGTTGCTCAAGGTGTTCTGGGAAGGGCACGATCCGACCCAGGGCATGCGCCAGGGCAACGACGTCGGCGCGACCTATCGTTCGGCCATCTACTATCTGAACGATGACCAGGAGACCCAGGCCGAGGCGTCGCGCGAGGCCTATCAGGGCGCGCTGAGCCAGGCGGGCAGGGGAGATATCACAACCGAGATCGCACCGGCGGGGCCGTTCTACTTTGCCGAGGGATACCACCAGGGCTATCTGGCCAAGAACCCGGCTGGATATTGCGGCATCGGTGGGACGGGCGTGGTCTGTCCGATCGGCGTCGGCGTCGAGGCCTGA
- a CDS encoding PIN domain-containing protein codes for MTDSDEMASPPQEAVAVVVDCNCFLQLRDLQDLQWRELLPGVKRVDVMVVPSVLTELDQKKVDPKDRVRNRARAALRQIDAASERDPTQIQLRDAPVQVNLGLPEVPRTDWSLHPGLDPSRADDGLVAQALDTPTATPKVLLSHDSGPRVTARRCGLAAKAPPDSWLLPDPVDHDRKKILQLQRENAALLARHPQVVADWDSGQLDSGRLRIARLMVKTLRGEAIVSLVKRCEQLSPLATAIMRMGEGFFIGSDDLSGEASQYDHNRYVAAWGKWRDDLYAFFERLHERLADASRIGSVDLLYENLGSATAERLTIEMSASEGWRLLPDEREVELIAPLPRAIPSPPLTPFQQRRKDRAAKADEVGRQFRSLLPYREEPRIPTGFYWIKRPNFEGRYGSSECAEFRAKAKETDTVWLMPLQAAPQTGSLPAPELPNWEPFTWDNGFTQIIVSEIPCNWLQCQENSIDPVHFEWMHTNWSRRQQDAMAELGPKHLQVAFDEFEYGLIYRREREGQPENHAMWTVGRVCLLPNCFFLGDHFEWRVPIDDENTLSISWVFNRVPKESEPYVQGPIPTWKGPIKDPETGRWISTHVINQDFIAWVGQGVVADRTRERLGLSDRGIQMLRKQLMADMDAVEAGHDPKGVVRDPEVAKLIVLPVAEREHLTEGLPLADYRAHPVMGKHLERFMFQAGQPAEVWDAFVAAMSIPGTKPVDDRVVIQV; via the coding sequence ATGACAGACAGCGACGAAATGGCTTCGCCTCCTCAAGAAGCGGTCGCGGTCGTGGTCGACTGCAACTGCTTCCTGCAGCTCAGAGATCTACAGGATCTTCAGTGGCGCGAACTGCTGCCAGGGGTGAAACGGGTCGACGTGATGGTGGTGCCGTCCGTCCTCACCGAGCTCGATCAAAAGAAGGTCGACCCAAAGGATCGAGTGCGGAATCGCGCACGCGCGGCGCTCAGGCAAATCGACGCCGCCTCCGAACGCGATCCGACGCAAATTCAGCTCCGAGACGCGCCGGTGCAGGTCAACTTGGGTCTGCCGGAGGTACCGCGGACAGACTGGTCGCTGCATCCTGGGTTGGATCCCTCGCGAGCCGACGATGGGCTCGTAGCTCAAGCGCTCGATACGCCCACAGCGACCCCTAAAGTCCTGCTCAGCCACGACTCCGGGCCTCGCGTGACCGCTCGACGGTGCGGCCTCGCCGCAAAGGCTCCCCCGGACAGTTGGCTCCTGCCAGACCCAGTCGACCACGACCGGAAAAAGATTCTGCAGCTACAGCGCGAGAACGCGGCACTGTTGGCCCGGCACCCACAGGTCGTAGCCGACTGGGATTCCGGCCAGCTGGATTCTGGGCGGCTGAGAATCGCGCGGCTGATGGTGAAGACTCTTCGGGGAGAGGCGATAGTCTCGCTTGTCAAACGTTGCGAGCAGCTTTCGCCGCTTGCGACTGCCATCATGCGGATGGGCGAGGGTTTTTTCATCGGAAGCGACGACCTCTCTGGCGAGGCAAGCCAGTACGACCACAACCGCTATGTTGCGGCATGGGGGAAGTGGCGAGACGACCTCTACGCCTTCTTCGAACGTCTGCACGAGCGTTTGGCCGATGCGAGTCGGATTGGATCGGTCGACCTTCTTTACGAGAACCTCGGGTCGGCGACGGCGGAACGCCTCACGATCGAGATGTCGGCCTCGGAAGGCTGGCGTCTGCTGCCGGACGAGCGGGAAGTCGAGCTGATCGCGCCCCTCCCCCGCGCGATTCCTAGTCCGCCGCTAACGCCGTTCCAGCAGCGCCGTAAGGATCGCGCGGCGAAGGCCGACGAGGTCGGTCGCCAGTTCCGATCCTTGCTTCCCTACCGCGAGGAACCCCGCATTCCGACCGGCTTCTACTGGATCAAACGACCAAACTTCGAAGGAAGGTACGGTAGCTCCGAGTGCGCCGAGTTCCGAGCGAAGGCCAAGGAAACCGACACGGTTTGGTTGATGCCGCTGCAGGCCGCTCCCCAAACCGGTAGCCTGCCCGCGCCGGAATTGCCGAACTGGGAGCCGTTCACCTGGGACAACGGCTTCACCCAGATCATTGTCTCCGAGATCCCCTGCAACTGGCTTCAGTGCCAGGAGAACTCGATCGACCCCGTCCACTTCGAGTGGATGCACACCAACTGGTCGCGCCGCCAGCAGGACGCCATGGCCGAGCTGGGACCCAAGCACCTCCAGGTCGCCTTCGACGAGTTCGAATACGGCCTGATCTATCGACGCGAGCGAGAGGGACAGCCCGAGAACCACGCGATGTGGACCGTCGGCCGCGTCTGCCTGCTGCCGAACTGCTTCTTCCTCGGCGACCATTTCGAATGGCGCGTGCCGATCGATGACGAGAACACGCTCAGCATTTCCTGGGTCTTCAATCGTGTGCCCAAGGAGTCTGAGCCCTATGTCCAGGGTCCGATCCCGACCTGGAAGGGGCCGATCAAGGATCCCGAAACCGGCCGCTGGATCAGCACCCACGTGATCAACCAGGACTTCATCGCCTGGGTGGGTCAGGGCGTCGTCGCCGATCGCACCAGGGAGAGACTGGGACTCAGCGACCGTGGCATCCAGATGCTGCGCAAGCAGTTGATGGCCGACATGGATGCCGTCGAGGCCGGGCACGACCCCAAGGGCGTCGTCCGAGATCCCGAGGTCGCCAAGCTGATCGTCCTGCCGGTCGCCGAGCGTGAGCATCTGACCGAAGGCCTGCCCCTGGCCGACTACCGGGCCCATCCGGTCATGGGCAAGCATCTGGAGCGGTTCATGTTCCAGGCCGGACAGCCGGCCGAGGTGTGGGACGCCTTTGTCGCCGCCATGAGCATTCCGGGCACCAAGCCGGTCGACGATCGCGTCGTCATCCAGGTCTGA